From a region of the Tachypleus tridentatus isolate NWPU-2018 chromosome 1, ASM421037v1, whole genome shotgun sequence genome:
- the Clk gene encoding LOW QUALITY PROTEIN: circadian locomoter output cycles kaput protein Clock (The sequence of the model RefSeq protein was modified relative to this genomic sequence to represent the inferred CDS: deleted 1 base in 1 codon) has product MKCSSPVMNYRTKSEKSRNLSEKKRRDQFNMLINELCSMVSTTNRKMDKSSVLRSTIAFLRSHSEVSVQSQSLEIQENWKPSFLSNEEFTHLTLEALDGFILVFSSCGRILYASESITTLLGYLPGSLSSSIFDLVHESDKPPLYKLLNSAPSATDQNDNTKHSCVTLSLHMKHGPIHSSDTPTFERIRLIGTFHTWRPSYTEGICNIDPDDTRSNSINSRLNSNSMEWKSCFVAMARLQTPQLLREMTLCDNFKNEFTSRHSMEWKFLFLDHRAPPIIGYLPFEVLGTCGYDYYHVDDLDQIAACHEALMQTGEGTSCYYRFLTKGQQWIWLQTRYFITYHQWNSKPEFIVCTHSVISYDHVQATVEMEMKKNKQQSPRIDSSPCPPGSTSSQALRARACQSPTPSVTSRCSLSSTVNNLSRAIGSSTLQEGLVYSRSSEPSRSEQPVAVSLAVHPAKSISSSVEHLTSTIQLSSSVPVQNTSSVVTIATLQPLVGISRSPLLTSSNINTFQQPVSQGQCVQPAIVMTPGHTQLQEYLKRRHQLLQQQILLQQEELRRVSEQLMLVQFVPPNFAVTTMPLQEGNPQSSAYVSPSTIATVVESGISKTATVPSLNKSAISSAGSITFNSQVLSQAQGFLPLQLSQDQSQIIFNSVSKSTQ; this is encoded by the exons AAGTATCAGTTCAGTCACAATCGTTGGAAATACAGGAAAACTGGAAGCCTTCATTTTTATCAAATGAAGAATTCACACACTTAACACTTGAA GCTCTGGATGGTTTTATTCTGGTTTTTTCATCATGTGGTAGAATTCTCTATGCCTCAGAAAGTATAACTACTTTGTTAGGATACCTGCCT GGAAGTCTTTCATCATCAATATTTGATTTGGTTCATGAAAGTGATAAACCACcattgtataaattgttaaatagtGCCCCATCTGCAACTGACCAGAATGATAACACAAAAC ATTCCTGTGTGACGCTGTCACTGCACATGAAACATGGCCCAATTCATTCATCAGACACTCCAACATTTGAGAGAATTCGACTTATTGGAACATTCCATACATGGAGACCATCATACACAGAAG ggaTTTGTAACATAGATCCTGATGACACCCGATCCAACAGCATTAATTCACGGCTTAATTCTAATAGCATGGAGTGGAAATCGTGTTTCGTGGCCATGGCAAGACTGCAAACACCACAGTTATTAAGAGAAATGACACTTTGtgacaatttt aaaaatgaatttactTCACGCCACAGCATGGAATGGAAATTCCTTTTCTTGGATCATAG GGCTCCTCCTATTATTGGATATCTTCCTTTTGAGGTTTTGGGAACATGTGGCTATGATTATTACCATGTTGATGATCTAGACCAAATAGCAGCATGTCATGAAGCAT TGATGCAAACTGGAGAAGGAACATCATGTTACTATAGATTTCTAACCAAAGGTCAACAGTGGATATGGCTCCAAACACGTTACTTTATTACTTATCATCAGTGGAATTCAAAGCCGGAGTTTATTGTCTGTACTCACAGTGTCATCAG TTATGACCATGTCCAGGCTACAGTAGAAATGgagatgaagaaaaacaaacaacagtcaCCCAGGATTGATAGTTCTCCATGTCCTCCTGGCTCTACATCATCCCAAGCCCTAAGGGCAAGGGCATGTCAATCACCTACTCCTTCAGTTACTTCCAGGTGTAGCTTATCCTCTACAGTAAATAACCTTTCCAGAG CCATTGGCTCTTCAACATTGCAAGAAGGATTAGTTTACTCCAGATCATCTGAACCTAGCAGAAGCGAGCAACCAGTTGCTGTTTCACTTGCTGTTCATCCTGCCAAATCCATCAGCAGTTCTGTTGAACATTTGACCAGTACTATTCAACTAAGTTCTTCTGTTCCTGTACAAAACACATCATCTGTTGTAACTATAGCTACTCTACAGCCTTTGGTTGGAATATCCAGGTCACCTTTGTTAACATCATCCAATATTAATACATTTCAg CAACCAGTTTCCCAAGGACAGTGTGTTCAGCCTGCCATTGTGATGACTCCAGGCCATACCCAGCTTCAGGAGTACCTGAAAAGACGCCATCAACTTCTACAGCAACAAATACTCCTACAACAAGAAGAGCTTCGTCGAGTATCTGAGCAGCTAATGTTAGTACAGTTTGTGCCTCCAAACTTTGCTGTCACCACAATGCCTCTCCAGGAAGGCAACCCACAGTCTTCTGCATATGTCAGCCCATCAACAATTGCAACAGTAGTAGAATCTGGTATTTCTAAAACAGCTACAGTTCCTTCTCTGAACAAATCGGCTATCTCTTCAGCTGGGTCTATCACGTTTAACTCTCAG GTGCTTTCTCAAGCCCAAGGTTTTTTACCACTTCAGTTGTCCCAGGATCAGTCACAGATTATATTCAACAGTGTTTCCAAATCAACTCAGTAA